The Flavobacterium commune genome contains a region encoding:
- a CDS encoding YegJ family protein: MKYILSILSFILTLSCNTKKIERENEPDIYNVESSDIEMNEAIKKAQKTLDSFEIAIQNNSRVFKFFGLKKRFEENGNIEHIWIGNIINSNGKFYGIVDNLPEKITNVKLGDTVEINKNEISDWMYVKNSKLHGGYTIRLLVKRMSESERQDFEKNSDIKL, from the coding sequence ATGAAATACATTCTTTCAATACTTTCTTTTATCCTTACTCTTAGTTGCAATACAAAAAAAATAGAACGTGAAAACGAACCTGATATCTACAATGTAGAAAGTAGCGATATTGAAATGAATGAAGCTATAAAAAAAGCTCAAAAAACTTTAGACAGTTTCGAAATTGCCATACAAAATAACAGTCGTGTTTTTAAATTTTTCGGTTTAAAAAAACGCTTTGAAGAAAACGGAAATATTGAACATATTTGGATTGGAAACATTATAAATTCCAATGGAAAATTTTATGGAATAGTAGACAATTTACCCGAAAAAATAACCAATGTAAAACTTGGTGATACTGTAGAAATTAATAAAAATGAAATTAGTGATTGGATGTATGTTAAAAACTCCAAATTGCATGGAGGATATACGATTCGTTTATTAGTTAAAAGAATGTCTGAAAGTGAAAGACAAGAT
- a CDS encoding T9SS type A sorting domain-containing protein, producing the protein MKLFKYLFLLLMVVISCKKAEEASLESPKSTFNSPFPKNNKQLDRIFGETLLVKKYNDTLVLNIKSNKYTNLITTKEGDTLFYGKVCIYRDYYYFNHKVNDTSYYISAFKIKGNLIYGLDFGPQFFAVDENILKGVYKKELVSINSDTTVISLKTNKVELKKLFTIIMNNTVPDTLIQPKSTINTISKNELVTEKDEDDSENLEYSVKAYPNPAVDYINVETNKKSSFQLFISSNKLILEGQLTDGKNKIDISNQQSGLYFLIVKNIENNQSKTMKIIIK; encoded by the coding sequence ATGAAACTCTTCAAATATTTATTTTTATTACTTATGGTTGTAATCTCATGCAAAAAAGCAGAAGAGGCTAGTCTGGAATCACCTAAAAGCACCTTCAATTCTCCTTTCCCTAAAAATAACAAACAACTCGATAGAATTTTCGGCGAAACATTGTTAGTCAAAAAATACAATGACACCTTAGTTTTAAATATTAAATCGAACAAATACACTAATCTAATAACCACTAAAGAAGGAGATACCCTTTTCTATGGCAAAGTATGTATATATAGAGACTACTACTATTTCAATCACAAAGTTAACGACACTAGCTATTACATTAGTGCATTCAAAATAAAAGGAAATTTAATTTATGGTTTAGATTTTGGACCCCAGTTTTTTGCAGTGGATGAAAATATTTTAAAAGGGGTTTATAAAAAAGAATTAGTATCTATCAATTCAGATACAACTGTAATTAGCTTAAAGACTAACAAAGTCGAATTAAAAAAATTGTTTACAATCATAATGAACAATACGGTTCCCGATACACTTATTCAACCAAAATCAACAATAAATACTATTTCAAAAAACGAATTAGTCACTGAAAAAGATGAAGATGATTCTGAAAATTTAGAATATTCAGTGAAAGCCTATCCAAATCCAGCTGTAGATTATATCAATGTTGAAACAAATAAAAAATCTAGTTTTCAGCTATTCATCAGTTCTAATAAACTTATATTAGAAGGCCAACTTACTGATGGAAAAAACAAAATAGATATTAGCAATCAACAATCAGGTTTGTATTTTCTCATTGTAAAAAACATCGAAAACAATCAATCTAAAACAATGAAAATAATCATTAAATAG